One bacterium genomic window, CTGTTCCTCGGAGAGGTGGCTGGACGGCGCGCGGGCAGGAAAGCGAGGATCATCTCGCGATTCGCGCGAACCGCCCCGGCCTTCATTTCGACGAGGCCTCGCTCGACGAGTTCCCGCAGATCCCGCGTCAGTGTCTTGCGGGTTCGGCCGGCGTACGCCTCGGCTACGCGGCGCGAGACGGCGGCGGCGTCTTGGATCGGCACCCAGTCCGGCGTCCGCGAAAGGTCCAGCACGAAGTGTTTCCGGCGGCGCGCCGCGGGCGAGTCCTGCGTCTTGAACGTGTCGTGGACATGGCCCCTCCATGCGACGTCCCACTGCTGGCGGCGAATCATGGACAGTTGGTCGGCAAGGCCGTCGACGAAGCCCGATACCGCGTACTCGAGGAACGGAATGACGTCGCCTCCGCTTCCGTGGGAGCGGTCAAGTTCGCGGTAGTAGGCGGTGCGCGTCTTGTTGTAGTGATCGCTGAGGAGATGGGCCGCGGGAACGGGAACCCCGGCGTGGACGAGGATGTAGAACTCCAGGAGGCGCGCCGTTCTACCGTTTCCGTCGCCGAATGGATGGATCCACGCCAGATACAGATGCGCCACGACGGCCTTGACGATAGCCATCTCGACGGCGAACTCCTCCATCCCCGACGACCAATCCTCCCGAAGCCACTGGCACAGTCGGTGAAGGAGGTAGGGACAGTCTTCCGCAGGGGCGCCGCGGTAGCCGCCCACCCCGACCGAGTGTCTTCGGACCTCTCCCGGAACAACATCCTCGTCCAACGAAAGGCCCTTGAGGACGTCGTGGTTGAACTTTCGGACGACCGAGCACTCGATGTCGAGTCGGACGTCGTCGGCGAGCAGGCTCTCGATGATCCAGTTGCACGCATCGACGACGTTCCGGACTTCGTCCTGCAAGTAGGCTTGGCTGCGGGGAAGATCGAGGCGCCTCTCGATCGACGCCAACACTTGCGCTTCGGAGAGCGTGTTCCCTTCGATGGCCGTGGTCGCCAAGGCGCCCTTCGCCAGAAAGACCGTGTTGAGACGCTTCGCGACGTCGGGTCGCAACGGGACGCCGGCCACGTGCTCGCACTTGGACTTGGCTTCGCCCAGCCGCATCCAAAGGCGGTGCGTGAAGCTGTTGGCGTTCAGGGCAAACGTCAAGAACGGGTGTGTCCTCTCGTACGCCCGCATTGATGTCTCCAGCGGTGTCCACGGCAACCACTTGGAAATATGGCAGATAAACTTGAAGTTGTCCGCATGAATGTCCCAGATCCTGACGCCAATTCGTGAGCAGCGGCGTCCCGCGGTCAACCGCCGATCTTCAGATCCGCGCGGCGCGGCGACGGGCTTGCCTCCGTGGTCGCCTCGCGACGACAACGCCCGCCTTCGCGCGCGGGTTCCCGCCGCCGGGCTCTCGTCAGGTTGTCAGGGGGATGAAGAACCGGAATGGCGCGCCCGAAGGGACTCGAACCCCTAACCTCTTGATCCGTAGTCAAGTGCTCTATCCAATTGAGCTACGGGCGCGTGCCTCTCAAAGGCGGACGGATGATACCCGTCGAGGCGCGGACGGTCAAGGAAGAGCGGGAAATCGGCTCGCCGCGCCTCGCCCGCGGCAACGCTTTCTCCGTACCTTCCCCACGCGCGGGCCGCGCCGGGCGCGGCGCCGCCGTAGGAGCGAGGTCGATGAAGGGGAGACTGCGTCGGGGTTGGGGGGCGGCCGCGCTGGCCGTCGTCGCGGCGATGGGCACCGCGCTCGCGGCCGAGCCGGCCGCGCCGGCCAAGGCGGGCGGCGACGTCCGTCCCGCGTTCAAGATCGGCGTCGGCGATCGGCTCGAGGTCTTTGTCTTCGGCGAGGCGACGCCGGCGGAATGCCTCGTGCGGCCGGACGGCCGGATCACGATTCCCCTCGCCGGGGACGTCCAGGCCGAAGGCGCGACGCCGACCGAACTGGCCGCGCGGATCAAGAGCGCGCTCGAGCCGTTCCAGAAAGACCCGACGATCACGGTCGCCGTGCGGGAGATCAACTCCTACCGCGTCTACATGCTCGGCAACGTGCGCACGCAGATGGCCGTCGTCTCGACCGCGCCGCTGCGGCTGCTGCAGGCGCTGGCGGTCGCGGGCGGCCTCAACGAGTTCGCCGACAAGGACGTCGCGGTGCTTCGCGGCGGCCAGCGGATCGTCGTCAGCTACTCGAAGATCATCAGGGGGGAGACGCCCGAGGCGAACATCTGGCTGGAGACGGGCGACGTCGTGGTGGCGCAATGAACCGCGCGCTTCTCGCCGCCGCGGTCCTGGCCGGGGCGTGCGGCGCCGCGGCGGCCGCGGAATGGCGCTTCGACCCCGTCGTGACGCTGTCCCTGCAGCACGCCTCGAATCCGCGCCGCGCCGCCGTCCACCCCGGCGGCGACAGCTCCGGCACGCTCGACGCCGAACTCCGTCTGAGCCGCCGCACGCCGCGCGACCTCTTCACCATCGCCTACGAGCCGACGATCGAACGGTTCAGCGACCAGACCGACCTCGACAACACGGCGCACAACGCGAGCTTCGTCTACACGCGCACCGAATCGCGCCTCTTCTCCTGGGGCGCTTCGGGCGGATGGCGCCGGGCCGACCGCCAGCGCGTCGATCTCGGCGCCCTCGAGCCCGCGGGCACGCTGCCGTCGCTGCCGCACACGCGCGAGACGAGTTGGTCGGGCCGGCTCGACGGAGCGTGGACGACCTCGCCGCTGACGACGCTGAGCGCGACGCTGGACGTCCTCAAGCGGCGGAACGAGCTGCTCGACGCGCCGGCGGGCGAGCCGGACGCCAACGACGGCCGGACGGTCGATCTGCGCGTCGGATGGCGCCGCTCGCTCTCCCCGCTCTCCGCGCTCCGCGTCGACTACCGCGGCAGCCGGATCGACGAGGGGGTGTTCGGCTCGTCGGACGTGCACCGGGCCTACGTCGGCTACGTCCGCGGCGCGACCGACCGGCTGACCCTCACCTTCGAGCTCGGCGTCGCCGCGTCGAAGCCGCGCGACGTTCCGGCCGGCGCGGACGACGCGCGGAAGACGCGGCTCGTCGGCGGCGTGGTCGCCGAAGGCGCGGTCGGGCGGCGGGCCCGCGTCTACGCGTCGGTCTCCCGGGACGTCTCGGGGAGCGGCGGCGCGCTCGGCGCCGGCGTGGACGACGCGGCGACGGTGTCCTACGGCCTGCCGATCGGCCGTTTCTCGTCGTTCGACGTCGGCGGCGGATACACGCGCTTCAAGCCCGACGCCTTCGCGGCGGGCGCGACGCCGGCGACCCGCGCCTGGTCCGGGAGGGCGCAGTACCGGCTGGGATTCTCCGCGCAGTGGGGTATGGTGTTCGCCGCCGAGCGGTTCGACCAGAGCTCCGATCTGGCCGAACTTTCCTACGCCGACACCCGGTGGAGCGTCGGGCTGCGCTGGTCGCCTCTGGCCCGCTGACCGACGATGAGGACGAACGCCCCGTGGATCTCAGAGACATCGGCGCCCGCGTGCGGATCGTCGCCGTCGGCGGCGGCACCGGCCTGCCCGCCGTGCTGCGCGGGTTCCGCTCGCTGCTCTTCCCCGACGGGGCGGACGATCCGGAACGGCTGACGGCGGTCGTCGCCGTCACCGACGACGGCGGGAGCTCGGGCCGGCTGCGCGGCGAGTTCGGCATGGTCGCGCCTGGCGACCTGCGCAACTGCCTCGTCTCCCTGTCGCACAACGAGCCGCTGATGGCGCGTCTCTTTCAGGCGCGCTACCGCGACGGCGAGAGCCTCTCCGGCCATTCCGTCGGGAACCTCATCCTCGCCGCGCTGGCGCAGGAGGAGGACGGCAACTTCCTCGCCGCGGTCCGTCTGGCGAGCGAGGTCTTGAAGATCCAAGGGCGGGTCGTCCCCTCGACCCTCGTCCCGGCCCGCCTCGTCGCGCGGTTCCCCGACGGCCGGACGGTCGTGGGGGAGACGATGATCGCGGCCCAGCGGGGACGGATCGAGCGGCTCTCGCTCGAGCCCGAGGCGCCTCCCGCGGCCCCCGGCGTCGTCGAGGCGATCCTGGAGGCCGACATCGTCGTGCTCGGTCCGGGGAGCCTCTACTCCAGCATCCTGCCGAACGTGATCCTGCCCGACGTCGCGGCGGCGCTGCGCGCGACCCGCGCCTTCAAGCTGCTGCTGGTCAACGCGATGACCGAGATGGGGGAAACCACCGGCTGCTCCGCCGGCGATCACGTCCGGGCCGTCCTGAACCACGCCGGACGCGGCTCCTTGGACGGGGCGCTCCTCGCGACCGACCCGATTCCCGAGGAGACGCTGGCGCGGTACCGGGCCGAAGGGGCCGAGCCGCTCGACCCTCGGGACGAGGACGTCGAGCGCCAAGTGCCGTTCGTTTTCCGGGAGCAGTTGCTTCAAGTGTCGCCGAAAGTTCGCCACGACCCGACGCGGACCGCCTTGGCGATCCTCCGCGCCTACGAAACGTGGCGCTTTTCCCCTCGTCGGGGGGCGGGCTCGGATTTCGTCTAATCGAAAAAAAACCTGCGCGTGTCCACCGTGGCGCGCTTGGAATTCTGCAAAATAATGCGGCGGGGACTAAACAGTCCCCGAGGCTCGGCCGAAGAGTATCTTCGGAAACGAGGACCGCGGTCCGCTCCCGGCGTCCCAAGCGCGCGTCCGGGGGCTGGTTCGGCGCGGCCGCTGCGCGGGTCGGTCCACGGACGGGGCCGACGAGGGACAGGAGAAGTCGGACATGGCTTCCGAGATCATCGAACGGGAAGACGAGATCCTCACCAGCCGCGAGGCCCAGGAATTCCTCAAGATCGGGCGCACCAAGCTGTGGGAGCTGACGAAGAGCAACCAGTTGCCGGCGTACCGCGTCGGCAGCGGCCGCACTTCGTCGCTGCGCTACAAGAAATCGGAGCTGCTGCGTTGGCTGGAGCGCAACCGCGTTCAGGCCTGACGCCGGCGACGTTTCGCGCGAAGCGCGGCGCCGTTCGCGGCGCCGCGTTTTTTTTCTGCGGTCGCGGCGTTCGTCGCGCCGCCGCGGGACGGGAATTGCGCCGTATAAATTGAACGCGGCTAGGGGAGCCGCGGAGGATCGCCGCAGTGGACGTCGCCGCCGAACTCGAGGGTTTCATCCGCGGGAACTTCTTCTACGACGGGCCGGCCTTGGCCCCGGACACGTCGCTGATGGAATCGGGCATCCTCGATTCGACGGGGGTGCTCGAGCTCGTCGGCTTCCTCGAGGAGCGGTTCGGCTTCAAGGTCGAGGACGCCGAACTGACGCCGGAGAATCTCGACAGCCTCGGGCGGCTGCAGTCCTACGTGGCGCGCAAGCGGAACGGCCACAAGTTCTGACGCGCCGCCCGGCGGCGGCGCGCGGCGCGGGCCCGTCGCCCGGGGCGCGGCGCGCGCCTACTCGACGAGCAGCCGCTTCAGGACCTTGCCCGACTCGTTCTTCGGCAGCTCGGCGCGCCGCTCGCAGGCGCCGGGAACCTTGTAGGCCGGCAGCCGGCGGCGGAGGAACGCCTCCAGCGCGGCGAGCGTCTCGTCCGGCGCCCCCTCGCGGAACACGACGAACGCCTTGATCGCCTCGCCGAGCAGCTCGTCGGGGACGCCGACGACCGCCGCCTCGTGGACCTCGGGGAACTCGAGGATCGCGTCCTCGATCTCCTTCGGCGCGATGCGGTGGGCGCCGCTCTTGATCATGTCCTTCTTGCGCCCGACGATCCAAAGGAAGCCGTCCTCGTCGCGCCGCGCGAGATCCCCGGTGCGGTAGGCGCCGTCGACGAGCGCGCGCCCCGTCTCCTCCGGATCGCCCCAGTAGCCGCGCATGATGTTGCTGCCGCGGGCGACGATCTCGCCGACCTCGTCGGTCGCGGCCTCGCTTCCGTCCTCGCGCCGCACGAAGAGCTCGACGTTCGGGATCGCGCGTCCGATCGAGCCGAGCTTGCGCGGCAGGTCGGCGGGGTCGAGGCAGGCGAGGCGCGCGCCCGCTTCGGTCGCCCCGTACATCACGAAGACCTTGCGCCCGGGGAGCGCCGCGACGAGGCGCCGCGTGAGCTCCGGGCTCATCGCGCCGCCGGCCTGCGTCACGTAGCGCAGGCTCGGCAGGCGCCGCTCGGCGAAGTTGGAGCGGTTGAGCAGGATGGCGAAGGTGGAGGGCACGCCGGCGAAGCCGGTGCACTCCTCGCGCTCGAGCGTGTCGAGCGCGGTGTTGGGGAAGAGGAAGCGGTTCTCGATCGCCACCGAGCCGACCGCGGCGACGTGCGTGTTGAGCAGCGACTTGCCGTAGACGTAGTGGAACGGCAGCACGTCGAGCACGCGGTCGTCCGGGCCGAGGCCGAGATAGGAGACGATCGAGCGGGTGTTGGCGACGAGGTTGAGGTGGCTGAGCGTCGCGCCGCGCGGCCGCCCCGTGCTTCCCGAGGTGTAGACGATCGACGCCGCGTCGAGGTCGATCGTCGCGCGGTCCGGCGGCGCGCCCGCTTCCTCGGCGAGGGCCGCGTCGAGGTCGAAGAAGGCGATGTGCGCCGGCGGCGGCGGCAGCCGCTCGGCGCCGGGGGCGAAGAAGGCGGCGAGGTCGGGGAGGGCCGCGGCGGCGTCGAGCGCGGCGCGGCCGAAGCGCGGTCCGGCGACCAACGCCCGCGCGCCGCAGTCGGCGAGGAAGCCGCGCAGCGACGCGGGGTCGGCCGCCGTGTTCAGCGGCACGGCGATCGCGCCGCACTTCAGCGCCGCGTAGTAGGCGGCGACGTAGAGGAACGAGTTCGCGGCGAGCAGGCCGATCCGGTCCCCCCGCGCGATCCCCGCGCCGGCGAAGGCGCGCGCGAGGCGGTTCGCGTCCCGCGCGAGCTCCCCGTAGGTCAGGCGGCGGCCGTCGTGAAGCAGGGCGGGGCGGTCGGGAGCGGCCTCGGCGGCCCGTTCGAGGAAGTGGTGGACGAGATACGGCTCCATGGCCACTGACATACGCCGTCCGTCCGCCGTCGGCCGGACGAAATTGAAATTGCCGTCCCGAGATTCGTGGCCCGCGAACTGACGCGTTCGGGACGCAAGAGTTGGAAAACCGCGTCCGTCGTGGATTATCCCCGTCCGGCTTTGTGCGAAAAGGCTGGCATGGTCCTTGAGATTGGTCCGAACCGGCCAGGCGCCTCGCTTCGAGACGCCGCGGACCGAATGAGGACTTGCACCATGCATCGCACCGCCGCCCGTTACCTCATCGCCGTTCTCGCCCTGACGCTCGCCGCGGGGGCCGCGTTTGCCGGAACGATCAGCGTCTCGTGGAACGCCGTCACGGACGGCGACCTGTCCGGCTACAAGATCTACTACGGCACGGCCAGCGGCACGTACACGTCGTCGATCAGCGTCGGCGCCGTGACGACGGCCACCCTTTCGAGCCTCGACCCGGCGACCCGCTACTACATCGCCGTCAAGGCGGTCGACGCGGCCGGACTTGAATCGGCGGCCTACTCCAACGAGATCGTCGGCCTGCCGCGTCCCGTCGTGAGCGCGGTCACGCCGGCCAGCGTCCAGCAGGGCGTTTCGGCCACGCTGGTGATCGCCGGCGAGTCGTTCGACACCGGCGCCGCCGTGGCGATCTCCGGCTCGGGCGTCACGATCGCCGCGGTGCGGCGCGACTCCGTGTCCCAACTCTCGGTGGACGTGACGATCGACGCCTCGGCCGCGGCCGGCACGCGCGACGTCACGGTGACCAACCCCGACTCGTCGTACGGCGTGAAGAGCGCCTCGCTGACGATCGTCGCCAACAACCCGCCGACCGTCGCGTCGACCTCCCCGGCCGACGCCGCGACCGCGATCGCCGCGGACGCCAAGCCGGCCGTGATCTTCTCCGAGGCGCTCTCCGCCGCCTCCGTGACCTCGGCCACCGTCCAGCTGCTCGACGCGTCCGGCAATCAGGTCGCCCAGGCCTCCGGCTCGCCGAGCCTCTCCGCCGACCTCAAGACCGTCACGATCACCCCCGCGGCCGCCCTCGCCGAGAACGCGACCTACCGCATCAAGGTCGTCGGCGGCGCCTCCGGCGTGAAGGACAGCACCGGCCTCCCCCTCGCGGCCGACTACGTCCAGACCACCGGCTTCAAGGTCGTGAACAAGGCCCCGAGCGTCGTCGGCAGCTTCCGCCGCAGCGACACGCACTGACACCGGCGCTTACGAATCCGCAATTCCGGGGGACGGGATTGTCAACAAGATTCCGTCCCCCGGATCGTCCCTTTCTGGCAAAGCCAGTGGAATCAGCAGTTTGGGTTGGCGCCGCACGGCGACGAACATGGCGCCGCCCTTGCCTTAAGCCAGTCGCCAAGATCCGTACCGGCGCGTTTGCGCAAGGAGAGATTTCGATGCGGACCGGTCGATTCATTCTTCTGACGCTGGCCACGGCGGCTTCCGCCTTCGTCGGCGACGCGGCCGCCGGCACGGTGAGCCTGCGCTGGGACGCTGTTCCGGAGACCGACGTCGCCGGGTACCGCGTCTACTTCGGCGCGACCGCCGGCGCCCACACGCAGTCGTTCGACGCGAAGCTGGCGACGAGCGCCGACGTGACCGGCGCGACCGACTGCGCGGTGAGCTACTTCGGCGTCCGCGCCTACGACGCGTCCGGCCTCGAGAGCCCGGCGGACAGCTCCCCCGTCCGCGGCTTCCCCCGTCCCTCGATCTCCTCGATCTCGGCCTCCACGATCAACCAGGGCGAGACGAAGACCTTCACCGTGACCGGGCTGAACTTCGACGCCGGCGTTTCCGGCGACGCGACCCGCCCGGCGGCGCGCGCCCGCTTCTCGAATTCCGGCCTCACGGTGACGAGCTTCACCGTGACGGCGTGCGGGACGGCGCAGATCACCGTGACCGCCTCGGCGACCGCGGCGACCGGCGCCGCGACGCTGACCGTCGAGAATCCCGACCTGACCTATTCCGACCCCGCCAACCACGCGTGGGTCTACGCCGACCTCGCCAACGCGCTGACGGTCGCGTCGCCGTCGACCGCCGTCGTCTCCGCGTCTCCCGCCTCCGGCGCGAGCGGCGTCGCCGTCGGCTCGAAGTCGGTTCAGGTCGTCTTCAACCGCAGCCTCGCGGCCCTCTGGACCTCGCTCTCGGCGTCGGAACGTCAGAAGCTGTTCCGCGTCACGCAGCGCGGCCGCTCGGTCGCCCAGGCCTCGGGCTCGCCGTCCGTTTCCGCCGACGGCCTGACCGTGACGATCACGCTCTCCCGCGG contains:
- a CDS encoding Fic family protein produces the protein MRAYERTHPFLTFALNANSFTHRLWMRLGEAKSKCEHVAGVPLRPDVAKRLNTVFLAKGALATTAIEGNTLSEAQVLASIERRLDLPRSQAYLQDEVRNVVDACNWIIESLLADDVRLDIECSVVRKFNHDVLKGLSLDEDVVPGEVRRHSVGVGGYRGAPAEDCPYLLHRLCQWLREDWSSGMEEFAVEMAIVKAVVAHLYLAWIHPFGDGNGRTARLLEFYILVHAGVPVPAAHLLSDHYNKTRTAYYRELDRSHGSGGDVIPFLEYAVSGFVDGLADQLSMIRRQQWDVAWRGHVHDTFKTQDSPAARRRKHFVLDLSRTPDWVPIQDAAAVSRRVAEAYAGRTRKTLTRDLRELVERGLVEMKAGAVRANREMILAFLPARRPATSPRNSGGGS
- a CDS encoding polysaccharide export protein, producing MKGRLRRGWGAAALAVVAAMGTALAAEPAAPAKAGGDVRPAFKIGVGDRLEVFVFGEATPAECLVRPDGRITIPLAGDVQAEGATPTELAARIKSALEPFQKDPTITVAVREINSYRVYMLGNVRTQMAVVSTAPLRLLQALAVAGGLNEFADKDVAVLRGGQRIVVSYSKIIRGETPEANIWLETGDVVVAQ
- the yvcK gene encoding uridine diphosphate-N-acetylglucosamine-binding protein YvcK, which codes for MDLRDIGARVRIVAVGGGTGLPAVLRGFRSLLFPDGADDPERLTAVVAVTDDGGSSGRLRGEFGMVAPGDLRNCLVSLSHNEPLMARLFQARYRDGESLSGHSVGNLILAALAQEEDGNFLAAVRLASEVLKIQGRVVPSTLVPARLVARFPDGRTVVGETMIAAQRGRIERLSLEPEAPPAAPGVVEAILEADIVVLGPGSLYSSILPNVILPDVAAALRATRAFKLLLVNAMTEMGETTGCSAGDHVRAVLNHAGRGSLDGALLATDPIPEETLARYRAEGAEPLDPRDEDVERQVPFVFREQLLQVSPKVRHDPTRTALAILRAYETWRFSPRRGAGSDFV
- a CDS encoding helix-turn-helix domain-containing protein, translating into MASEIIEREDEILTSREAQEFLKIGRTKLWELTKSNQLPAYRVGSGRTSSLRYKKSELLRWLERNRVQA
- a CDS encoding acyl carrier protein; translated protein: MDVAAELEGFIRGNFFYDGPALAPDTSLMESGILDSTGVLELVGFLEERFGFKVEDAELTPENLDSLGRLQSYVARKRNGHKF
- a CDS encoding AMP-binding protein — its product is MEPYLVHHFLERAAEAAPDRPALLHDGRRLTYGELARDANRLARAFAGAGIARGDRIGLLAANSFLYVAAYYAALKCGAIAVPLNTAADPASLRGFLADCGARALVAGPRFGRAALDAAAALPDLAAFFAPGAERLPPPPAHIAFFDLDAALAEEAGAPPDRATIDLDAASIVYTSGSTGRPRGATLSHLNLVANTRSIVSYLGLGPDDRVLDVLPFHYVYGKSLLNTHVAAVGSVAIENRFLFPNTALDTLEREECTGFAGVPSTFAILLNRSNFAERRLPSLRYVTQAGGAMSPELTRRLVAALPGRKVFVMYGATEAGARLACLDPADLPRKLGSIGRAIPNVELFVRREDGSEAATDEVGEIVARGSNIMRGYWGDPEETGRALVDGAYRTGDLARRDEDGFLWIVGRKKDMIKSGAHRIAPKEIEDAILEFPEVHEAAVVGVPDELLGEAIKAFVVFREGAPDETLAALEAFLRRRLPAYKVPGACERRAELPKNESGKVLKRLLVE
- a CDS encoding Ig-like domain-containing protein; the protein is MHRTAARYLIAVLALTLAAGAAFAGTISVSWNAVTDGDLSGYKIYYGTASGTYTSSISVGAVTTATLSSLDPATRYYIAVKAVDAAGLESAAYSNEIVGLPRPVVSAVTPASVQQGVSATLVIAGESFDTGAAVAISGSGVTIAAVRRDSVSQLSVDVTIDASAAAGTRDVTVTNPDSSYGVKSASLTIVANNPPTVASTSPADAATAIAADAKPAVIFSEALSAASVTSATVQLLDASGNQVAQASGSPSLSADLKTVTITPAAALAENATYRIKVVGGASGVKDSTGLPLAADYVQTTGFKVVNKAPSVVGSFRRSDTH
- a CDS encoding Ig-like domain-containing protein, yielding MRTGRFILLTLATAASAFVGDAAAGTVSLRWDAVPETDVAGYRVYFGATAGAHTQSFDAKLATSADVTGATDCAVSYFGVRAYDASGLESPADSSPVRGFPRPSISSISASTINQGETKTFTVTGLNFDAGVSGDATRPAARARFSNSGLTVTSFTVTACGTAQITVTASATAATGAATLTVENPDLTYSDPANHAWVYADLANALTVASPSTAVVSASPASGASGVAVGSKSVQVVFNRSLAALWTSLSASERQKLFRVTQRGRSVAQASGSPSVSADGLTVTITLSRGVASASTYITSVGPADSAALSALSKSGIPSGALGSGWTAKWTTASAVTLAATRTSSTTTAKQLQIPDDPTVLPQTNTDIPVQNEFTIAFAYPVSSARLTNDVFRVVANDGSVVPLAGLPKLENNGQTVVLHPAAPLAAGKRYRVIVRTGDSGVLLVLSGGALVPLDDARPLVVPLATKVSSAAQSLTLSVAP